A genome region from Macrotis lagotis isolate mMagLag1 chromosome 4, bilby.v1.9.chrom.fasta, whole genome shotgun sequence includes the following:
- the HYPK gene encoding huntingtin-interacting protein K yields MATEGDVELELETEPSGPERPPEKPRKHDSGAADLERVTDYAEEKEIQSSNLETAMSVIGDRRSREQKAKQEREKELAKVTIKKEDLELIMSEMEISRAAAERSLREHMGNVVEALITLTN; encoded by the exons ATGGCGACCGAGGGCGATGTCGAGCTGGAGCTGGAAACCGAGCCGAGTGGCCCCGAGCGGCCGCCGGAGAAGCCGCGGAAACATGACAGCGGGGCGGCCGACCTTGAACGGGTGACGGACTACGCAGAAGAGAAGGAGATCCAGAGCTCCAACCTGGAGACG GCCATGTCGGTGATTGGAGATAGACGGTCCCGGGAGCAGAAGGCCAAGCAGGAGCG ggagaaggaactggcaaaagTCACAATAAAGAAAGAAGATCTGGAACTAATA ATGTCAGAGATGGAAATCTCACGGGCGGCAGCAGAACGGAGCTTGCGGGAACACATGGGCAATGTAGTAGAAGCTCTTATTACTCTTACCAATTAA